One segment of Castanea sativa cultivar Marrone di Chiusa Pesio chromosome 3, ASM4071231v1 DNA contains the following:
- the LOC142627485 gene encoding NAC domain-containing protein 1 yields MEGRARSDLPPGFRFHPTDEELIIYYLRNQATSKPCPVSIIPEVDIYKFDPWQLPEKAEFGENEWYFFTPRDRKYPNGVRPNRATVSGYWKATGTDKAIYSGAKYVGVKKALVFYKGRPPKGIKTDWIMHEYRLTDSRKQPKKLLGSMRLDDWVLCRIYKKRHMAKVLDPKVEESLPAPIDVTLPNDAIDQNVSKFPRPCSLTHLLDLEYLGPISQLLCDNSHNSNFDFQNFIGNTGTDNAERPQQGEIQYQQYLDSGKFQLNQASIFSQPMFLNPVYDMRGFER; encoded by the exons ATGGAGGGCAGAGCTAGATCTGACCTTCCTCCTGGTTTTAGGTTCCACCCAACTGATGAGGAATTGATCATATATTACCTTCGAAACCAAGCAACCTCAAAACCATGCCCTGTATCAATAATCCCTGAGGTTGATATTTACAAATTTGATCCATGGCAATTGCCCG AAAAAGCAGAATTTGGAGAGAATGAATGGTACTTCTTCACTCCTCGTGATAGGAAATACCCAAATGGGGTGAGGCCAAATAGAGCAACTGTGTCTGGATATTGGAAAGCCACAGGCACAGATAAGGCTATCTATAGTGGTGCTAAGTATGTTGGGGTGAAGAAAGCTCTTGTGTTCTACAAGGGTAGACCACCAAAGGGTATAAAGACTGATTGGATTATGCATGAATATCGCTTAACCGATTCGCGAAAACAACCCAAGAAGCTTTTGGGATCCATGAGA ttgGATGATTGGGTCCTTTGTAGGATCTATAAGAAGAGGCATATGGCCAAAGTTTTGGACCCAAAAGTGGAAGAATCACTGCCTGCTCCAATTGATGTAACATTGCCAAATGATGCTATTGATCAAAATGTGTCAAAATTCCCAAGACCCTGCTCACTGACTCATCTATTGGATTTGGAATACTTGGGCCCAATTTCCCAACTTTTATGTGACAATTCACACAATTCAAACTTTGATTTCCAAAACTTCATTGGCAATACTGGGACTGACAATGCTGAGAGACCCCAGCAAGGAGAAATACAGTACCAACAATATTTGGATTCAGGGAAGTTCCAATTGAATCAGGCTAGCATCTTTAGCCAACCCATGTTTCTGAATCCAGTGTATGATATGCGTGGCTTTGAAcgctaa